A window of the Streptomyces albireticuli genome harbors these coding sequences:
- a CDS encoding amino acid ABC transporter permease, protein MNVLSDNFAMFREGFLGTVELTALSALLALVLGTLIAAFRVSPVPALRVFGTAWVTLLRNTPLVLLFLVVTLGLPALGLKGWDSFWLAVMALGCYTSAFVCEAIRSGINTVPVGQAEAARSIGMTFSQTLGQIVLPQAARTAIPPIGSLMIALAKNTAIASGFNVTELGSVQKTLNADAGYNIYVIFAWIAVCYIIITFAISGLFRLLENRLAVAR, encoded by the coding sequence TTGAACGTTTTGTCGGACAACTTTGCGATGTTCCGCGAAGGCTTTCTCGGCACCGTCGAGCTGACGGCGCTCAGCGCTCTGCTCGCCCTCGTGCTGGGCACCCTGATCGCGGCGTTCCGCGTCTCTCCGGTGCCCGCCCTGCGCGTCTTCGGCACCGCCTGGGTGACGTTGCTGCGCAACACCCCCCTGGTCCTGCTCTTCCTCGTCGTCACCCTGGGCCTGCCGGCCCTCGGCCTCAAGGGGTGGGACTCCTTCTGGCTCGCCGTGATGGCGCTGGGCTGCTACACCTCGGCGTTCGTCTGCGAGGCCATCCGGTCCGGCATCAACACGGTGCCGGTGGGGCAGGCGGAGGCGGCCCGCTCGATCGGGATGACCTTCAGCCAGACGCTGGGCCAGATAGTCCTGCCCCAGGCGGCCCGGACGGCGATCCCGCCGATCGGCAGCCTGATGATCGCGCTGGCCAAGAACACGGCGATCGCCTCGGGCTTCAACGTGACGGAGCTCGGATCGGTGCAGAAGACCCTCAACGCCGACGCCGGCTACAACATCTACGTGATCTTCGCCTGGATCGCGGTCTGCTACATCATCATCACTTTCGCTATCAGCGGCCTCTTCCGGCTGCTGGAGAACCGGCTGGCGGTGGCCCGATGA
- a CDS encoding AI-2E family transporter: MPRWLPRAMVAALALFACFQLAEWAFHQLIGLLLNILIAFFLALAIEPAVARMAARGMRRGLATGLVFLGITVVAAGFFTLLGSMLADQIITMVENFPSYLDSVIRWINRTFRTHLSRVEVQESVLHSDWLQKYLKSSAGGVLDVSATVLGGLFQLLTIVLFSFYFAADGPRLRRALCSVLPPRRQAEVLRAWEIAVAKTGGYLYSRALMALISGVAHYVLLEVLGVPYAPALAIWVGLVSQFIPTIGTYLAGALPMLLAFTVNPWYAVWVLGFVVVYQQFENYVLQPRITARTVDIHPAVAFGSVVAGTALLGAVGALVAIPATATLQAFLGAYVKRYDVTDDPRVQGRPA; encoded by the coding sequence ATGCCGCGCTGGCTGCCCCGCGCGATGGTCGCGGCGCTCGCTCTCTTCGCCTGCTTCCAGCTGGCGGAGTGGGCCTTCCACCAGCTCATCGGGCTGCTGCTCAACATCCTGATCGCCTTCTTCCTGGCCCTGGCCATCGAGCCGGCCGTGGCGCGGATGGCCGCGCGCGGGATGCGCCGGGGGCTCGCGACGGGCCTGGTCTTCCTCGGCATCACCGTCGTCGCGGCGGGGTTCTTCACCCTCCTCGGCTCGATGCTTGCCGATCAGATCATCACCATGGTGGAGAACTTCCCCTCCTACCTGGACTCGGTGATCAGGTGGATCAACCGGACGTTCCGCACCCACCTCTCCCGGGTCGAGGTCCAGGAGAGCGTGCTGCACTCGGACTGGCTCCAGAAGTACCTGAAGAGCAGCGCCGGCGGGGTGCTGGACGTCTCCGCCACCGTCCTCGGCGGGCTGTTCCAGCTGCTGACGATCGTGCTGTTCTCGTTCTACTTCGCGGCCGACGGGCCCCGGCTGCGGCGCGCCCTGTGCTCCGTGCTGCCGCCCCGCCGGCAGGCGGAGGTGCTGCGGGCCTGGGAGATCGCCGTCGCCAAGACGGGCGGTTACCTCTACTCGCGCGCGCTGATGGCGCTGATCTCCGGCGTCGCGCACTATGTTCTGCTGGAGGTCCTGGGTGTGCCCTACGCCCCGGCGCTGGCGATCTGGGTCGGGCTCGTCTCCCAGTTCATCCCGACCATCGGCACCTACCTCGCGGGCGCCCTGCCCATGCTGCTCGCCTTCACCGTGAACCCCTGGTACGCGGTGTGGGTGCTCGGCTTCGTCGTGGTCTACCAGCAGTTCGAGAACTATGTGCTCCAGCCCCGGATCACCGCCAGGACCGTGGACATCCACCCGGCCGTGGCCTTCGGTTCGGTGGTCGCCGGCACCGCGCTGCTCGGTGCGGTGGGCGCGCTCGTCGCCATTCCGGCGACCGCGACACTCCAGGCGTTCCTGGGGGCGTACGTGAAGCGTTACGACGTCACGGACGACCCGCGTGTCCAGGGGCGGCCTGCTTGA
- a CDS encoding glutamate ABC transporter substrate-binding protein, with protein MKLRKTAAAAAVVLALTATATACGKSGSPDDKGDKAGDNKSAPPVPTYKVNTAADVKESPVFEKIKGKTITIGTKADQPGLGYQNPGTQKRTGFDVEIARMIAADLGFDEAHIKWQTIPSEARETQIASGGVDLYVGTYTINDERKKQVGFGGPYYIAGQDLLVKADSDIKGPDDLKGKKVCSASGSTPLKRIKEPKYGVAEAKAQQTYQLCVQEVVNGTADALTTDDSILKGYAAQNKGALKVVGNPFSKEPYGVGLKKEDKALRNAVNDALEAHMKNGDWKKAYDATLGLSGVPASNPPAVDRY; from the coding sequence ATGAAGCTCCGCAAAACCGCCGCAGCGGCCGCCGTGGTGCTGGCGCTCACCGCGACCGCGACCGCCTGCGGCAAGTCGGGCAGCCCCGACGACAAGGGCGACAAGGCCGGGGACAACAAGTCCGCGCCGCCCGTGCCGACCTACAAGGTGAACACCGCCGCCGACGTCAAGGAATCGCCCGTCTTCGAGAAGATCAAGGGCAAGACCATCACCATCGGCACCAAGGCCGACCAGCCCGGCCTCGGCTACCAGAACCCCGGCACCCAGAAGCGCACCGGTTTCGACGTGGAGATCGCCCGCATGATCGCGGCCGACCTCGGCTTCGACGAGGCGCACATCAAGTGGCAGACGATTCCCTCCGAGGCCCGTGAGACGCAGATCGCCAGCGGCGGCGTCGACCTCTACGTCGGCACGTACACGATCAACGACGAGCGGAAGAAGCAGGTCGGGTTCGGCGGCCCGTACTACATCGCCGGGCAGGACCTGCTGGTGAAGGCCGACAGCGACATCAAGGGCCCGGACGACCTCAAGGGCAAGAAGGTCTGCTCGGCGAGCGGTTCCACGCCGCTCAAGCGGATCAAGGAGCCCAAGTACGGCGTGGCCGAGGCCAAGGCCCAGCAGACCTACCAGCTCTGTGTGCAGGAGGTCGTCAACGGCACGGCCGACGCCCTCACCACGGACGACTCGATCCTCAAGGGCTACGCCGCGCAGAACAAGGGCGCCCTGAAGGTCGTCGGCAACCCGTTCTCCAAGGAGCCCTACGGCGTGGGCCTCAAGAAGGAGGACAAGGCGCTGCGGAACGCCGTCAACGACGCCCTCGAGGCCCACATGAAGAACGGCGACTGGAAGAAGGCGTACGACGCCACGCTCGGTCTCTCCGGCGTCCCGGCCTCGAACCCGCCGGCGGTCGACCGCTACTGA
- a CDS encoding rhodanese-like domain-containing protein: protein MRVEELLTAAREGLDRLGPAEAAAARDEGGLLVDIRYAALRERDGVIPGALIVERNELEWRLDPVCEHRAPEATGHDLRVVVICNEGYASSLAAVSLRALGLRRATDLVGGFQAWRAAGLPVAAPARPLP, encoded by the coding sequence ATGAGGGTCGAGGAACTGCTGACGGCCGCCCGGGAGGGGCTCGACCGCCTCGGTCCGGCGGAGGCCGCCGCCGCGCGGGACGAGGGCGGGCTGCTCGTCGACATCCGCTACGCGGCACTCCGGGAGCGCGACGGGGTCATCCCCGGGGCCCTGATCGTCGAGCGCAACGAGCTGGAGTGGCGGCTGGACCCGGTGTGCGAGCACCGCGCGCCGGAGGCCACGGGGCACGACCTGCGCGTGGTCGTGATCTGCAACGAGGGCTACGCCTCCAGCCTCGCCGCCGTCTCCCTGCGCGCGCTGGGCCTGCGCCGTGCGACGGATCTGGTCGGCGGCTTCCAGGCCTGGCGGGCGGCGGGGCTGCCGGTGGCGGCCCCTGCCCGCCCTCTGCCGTAG
- the recX gene encoding recombination regulator RecX has translation MTRRSEYPPSGAGGDRPDPLPADPTRGDAPSSSRAGGGAPPRPEEQARAICLRLLTGSPRTRKQLADALAKRDIPAEVAEEVLSRFEDVGLIDDSAFAGAWVESRHHGRGLARRALARELRTKGVDAAVIDEAVGRLDSEQEERTARELVDRKLRATRGLDREKRLRRLAGMLARKGYPEGLALRVVRRALEEEGEEPELLEHYLPDA, from the coding sequence GTGACACGGCGATCGGAATACCCCCCGTCCGGTGCCGGGGGAGACCGGCCGGACCCGCTCCCGGCCGACCCGACCCGCGGTGACGCCCCGTCCTCGTCGAGGGCCGGGGGCGGAGCGCCACCGCGACCCGAGGAGCAGGCGCGGGCGATCTGCCTGCGCCTGCTCACCGGATCCCCGCGCACCCGCAAGCAGCTCGCGGACGCGCTGGCCAAGCGGGACATCCCGGCCGAGGTGGCGGAAGAGGTCCTCTCCCGCTTCGAGGACGTGGGCCTCATCGACGACTCGGCGTTCGCCGGCGCGTGGGTCGAGTCCCGGCACCACGGCCGGGGCCTGGCCCGCCGCGCCCTGGCGCGCGAGCTGCGCACCAAGGGCGTGGACGCCGCGGTGATCGACGAAGCGGTCGGCCGGCTCGACTCCGAGCAGGAGGAGCGCACCGCCCGCGAGCTGGTCGACCGCAAGCTGCGGGCGACCCGCGGGCTGGACCGGGAGAAGCGGCTCCGCCGCCTCGCCGGAATGCTGGCCCGCAAGGGATACCCCGAGGGCCTCGCCCTCCGGGTGGTGCGCCGGGCCCTGGAGGAGGAAGGCGAGGAGCCGGAGCTGCTGGAGCACTATCTGCCGGATGCCTAG
- a CDS encoding cysteine dioxygenase: MSLPARTSAPSGAVAPALSGAPSAADLLDFARRTAGDPALVAALPLDPQGRTWVRLEGPGGSEAWLIGWPPGSGTGWHDHGGSHGAFAAAAGVLTEQSLAAQLPTEGWRTLELVDGVDRERQLSDGRGRAFGPHHVHQVLNPSPDRHAVSVHAYYPPLPMMRRYSRSGQVLRLEQVEWPEEWA, translated from the coding sequence GTGTCTCTTCCCGCCCGTACGTCCGCGCCTTCCGGTGCGGTGGCCCCGGCTCTCTCCGGCGCGCCCTCGGCCGCCGACCTCCTCGACTTCGCCCGCCGGACGGCCGGCGATCCCGCGCTCGTCGCCGCGCTCCCCCTCGATCCCCAGGGCCGGACCTGGGTCCGTCTGGAAGGGCCGGGCGGCAGCGAGGCGTGGCTGATCGGCTGGCCGCCGGGCAGCGGCACCGGCTGGCACGACCACGGCGGTTCCCATGGGGCCTTCGCCGCGGCGGCGGGGGTGCTGACCGAGCAGTCGCTCGCCGCGCAGTTGCCCACGGAGGGCTGGCGGACGCTGGAGCTGGTCGACGGCGTCGACCGCGAGCGGCAGCTGTCCGACGGGCGTGGCCGGGCCTTCGGCCCGCATCATGTGCACCAGGTGCTCAATCCGTCGCCGGACCGGCACGCCGTGTCCGTGCACGCCTATTACCCGCCGCTGCCGATGATGCGGCGGTACAGCCGCTCGGGCCAGGTGCTGCGGCTGGAGCAGGTCGAGTGGCCGGAGGAGTGGGCATGA
- the recA gene encoding recombinase RecA, translated as MAGTDREKALDAALAQIERQFGKGAVMRLGDRPNEPIEVIPTGSTALDVALGVGGLPRGRVVEVYGPESSGKTTLTLHAVANAQRAGGTVAFVDAEHALDPEYAKALGVDTDNLILSQPDTGEQALEIVDMLVRSGALDLIVIDSVAALVPRAEIEGEMGDSHVGLQARLMSQALRKITSALNQSKTTAIFINQLREKIGVMFGSPETTTGGRALKFYASVRLDIRRIETLKDGTEAVGNRTRVKVVKNKVSPPFKQAEFDILYGQGISREGGLIDMGVEHGFVRKAGAWYTYEGDQLGQGKENARNFLKDNPDLANEIEKKIKEKLGVGVRPETPAAEPGADAAGAAAAEPAKSVPAPAKSTGKATKATAAKS; from the coding sequence ATGGCAGGAACCGACCGCGAGAAGGCGCTGGACGCCGCTCTCGCACAGATTGAACGCCAATTCGGCAAGGGCGCGGTGATGCGCCTCGGCGACCGGCCGAACGAGCCCATCGAGGTGATCCCCACCGGGTCGACCGCTCTCGACGTCGCCCTCGGCGTCGGCGGACTGCCCCGCGGCCGCGTCGTGGAGGTGTACGGCCCGGAGTCCTCCGGTAAGACGACCCTGACCCTGCACGCCGTGGCCAACGCCCAGCGGGCGGGCGGCACGGTCGCCTTCGTCGACGCGGAGCACGCGCTCGACCCGGAGTACGCGAAGGCGCTCGGCGTCGACACGGACAACCTGATCCTCTCCCAGCCGGACACCGGCGAGCAGGCGCTGGAGATCGTGGACATGCTGGTCCGCTCCGGTGCCCTCGACCTGATCGTCATCGACTCCGTCGCCGCCCTGGTGCCGCGCGCGGAGATCGAGGGCGAGATGGGCGACTCGCACGTCGGCCTCCAGGCCCGGCTGATGAGCCAGGCGCTCCGTAAGATCACCAGCGCGCTGAACCAGTCCAAGACCACCGCGATCTTCATCAACCAGCTCCGCGAGAAGATCGGCGTCATGTTCGGCTCGCCGGAGACGACGACGGGTGGCCGCGCGCTGAAGTTCTACGCCTCCGTGCGTCTGGACATCCGCCGCATCGAGACCCTCAAGGACGGCACGGAGGCGGTCGGCAACCGCACCCGCGTGAAGGTCGTGAAGAACAAGGTCTCGCCGCCCTTCAAGCAGGCCGAGTTCGACATCCTCTACGGCCAGGGCATCAGCCGCGAGGGCGGCCTGATCGACATGGGCGTCGAGCACGGCTTCGTCCGCAAGGCCGGCGCTTGGTACACCTACGAGGGCGACCAGCTCGGCCAGGGCAAGGAGAACGCCCGCAACTTCCTCAAGGACAACCCCGACCTCGCCAACGAGATCGAGAAGAAGATCAAGGAGAAGCTGGGCGTGGGCGTCCGGCCCGAGACCCCGGCCGCCGAGCCCGGCGCGGACGCGGCCGGTGCCGCTGCCGCCGAGCCGGCCAAGTCGGTGCCCGCTCCGGCGAAGTCCACGGGCAAGGCGACCAAGGCCACGGCCGCCAAGAGCTGA
- a CDS encoding putative leader peptide, whose product MRFWRRVHLDLVRYAGCVCRPSC is encoded by the coding sequence GTGCGCTTCTGGCGGAGGGTCCATCTCGACCTCGTCCGCTACGCGGGCTGTGTCTGTCGTCCGTCCTGCTGA
- a CDS encoding FAD-dependent monooxygenase translates to MDPVIVVGAGPVGLTLALSLARNDVPVVVLDEAAGEGGTQERLARTVVLRPDTAALLERLGCATAEGARWTGWRTLRRRAESARVPFARPAPAEEDGASEEPGEGGGEQAGAESPLHLPQHVLVRELRAGLALHDKVRIVPGTRVDTLRQDPAGVSVHTRGDEGSHWRGSYLVGCDGARSTVRKLLGARFPGRTAVERYAVAALRAELPWPGEAVLHRSPPRGPEVTARPLPDGVWRLDWLLPPGGDLVTPDALLTLVRDSLTSWCGEPPPYELLDTGVHAVHHRLTRRMRTDRAFLAGDAAHLLGALGTQGLDEGLRDAENLSWKLTLAWHQGASETLLDSYETERRGAIVARLRAADRVLPAVRGEGGWSTVRRTLVPGAVRGHDELLTDGHLGRGSLGAPGFHARTPLAPAGPPTGSVPVGTAVGEQVEDVPVTAPDGSAALLRERLGGALLVVLVAPGTGVWERRHWLGAGLMPRLAAAVGALPMPAELLVAEGYPGAAAHTVLLVRPDGYLVAALAGVRAAELAVCADAVRGGAPGGPSAPEAEGDADRGAEPGARADGVGAERATASDEAPSEATANR, encoded by the coding sequence GTGGATCCGGTGATCGTCGTCGGGGCCGGCCCGGTCGGCCTCACGCTCGCGCTCTCCCTCGCCCGGAACGATGTGCCGGTGGTCGTCCTCGACGAGGCCGCCGGGGAGGGCGGGACGCAGGAGCGCCTCGCCCGGACCGTCGTGCTGCGGCCGGACACCGCCGCCTTGCTGGAGCGGCTGGGGTGCGCCACGGCCGAGGGGGCCCGCTGGACGGGCTGGCGCACCCTGCGCCGCCGCGCCGAGTCCGCGCGGGTGCCCTTCGCGCGGCCGGCTCCGGCCGAGGAGGACGGAGCCTCGGAGGAGCCCGGCGAAGGCGGCGGGGAACAGGCCGGCGCCGAGTCGCCGTTGCACCTGCCGCAGCACGTCCTGGTCCGGGAGCTGCGGGCCGGGCTCGCCCTCCACGACAAGGTGCGGATCGTCCCCGGCACCCGCGTGGACACCCTGCGGCAGGACCCGGCGGGGGTCAGCGTGCACACCCGGGGGGACGAGGGCTCGCACTGGCGGGGCAGCTATCTCGTCGGCTGCGACGGCGCCCGGTCGACCGTCCGCAAGCTGCTGGGGGCGCGCTTCCCGGGGCGTACGGCCGTCGAGCGGTACGCGGTCGCCGCGCTCCGCGCCGAGCTGCCCTGGCCCGGCGAGGCCGTGCTGCACCGGTCGCCGCCGCGCGGCCCGGAGGTGACGGCACGTCCACTGCCGGACGGCGTGTGGCGGCTGGACTGGCTGCTGCCGCCGGGCGGCGATCTGGTCACCCCCGACGCCCTCCTGACGCTGGTGCGCGACTCCCTGACCTCCTGGTGCGGCGAACCGCCGCCGTACGAACTGCTGGACACCGGCGTGCACGCCGTGCACCACCGGCTCACCCGCCGGATGCGGACGGACCGGGCCTTCCTCGCCGGGGACGCGGCCCATCTGCTCGGGGCGCTCGGCACCCAGGGCCTGGACGAAGGACTGCGGGACGCCGAGAACCTCTCCTGGAAGCTCACCCTGGCCTGGCACCAGGGCGCCTCGGAGACCCTGCTCGACAGCTACGAGACGGAGCGCCGCGGAGCCATAGTGGCCCGGCTGCGGGCCGCCGACCGGGTGCTGCCGGCGGTACGGGGCGAGGGCGGCTGGAGCACGGTGCGGCGCACCCTGGTGCCGGGCGCCGTGCGCGGCCACGACGAGCTGCTCACGGACGGGCACCTCGGCCGCGGTTCCCTGGGCGCGCCCGGGTTCCACGCCCGCACACCCCTGGCCCCCGCGGGGCCGCCGACCGGCTCCGTCCCGGTGGGCACAGCGGTCGGCGAGCAGGTCGAGGACGTCCCGGTGACGGCGCCGGACGGGTCGGCGGCGCTGCTGCGGGAGCGGCTGGGCGGCGCCCTGCTCGTGGTGCTCGTCGCGCCCGGTACGGGCGTGTGGGAGCGGCGGCACTGGCTGGGCGCGGGGCTCATGCCCCGGCTGGCGGCGGCGGTCGGCGCCCTGCCGATGCCGGCCGAGCTGCTCGTCGCCGAGGGGTATCCGGGCGCGGCGGCCCATACCGTGCTGCTGGTGCGGCCGGACGGGTATCTGGTGGCCGCCCTGGCCGGGGTGCGGGCGGCGGAGCTGGCCGTGTGCGCGGACGCCGTGCGCGGCGGGGCCCCGGGCGGGCCGTCGGCGCCGGAGGCCGAGGGCGACGCGGACCGGGGCGCGGAGCCGGGCGCGCGCGCCGACGGCGTGGGCGCCGAGCGCGCGACGGCGTCCGACGAGGCCCCCAGTGAAGCCACGGCCAACCGTTGA
- a CDS encoding amino acid ABC transporter permease: MSASVLYDVPGPKAKVRNRIYGGLSTVVLLGLLAFIGYKLDATGQFQAELWDDYEYSNTHERILDGLLTTLKTFAIAAVLSVALGAVLAAARLSDHRPVRWLATTVVEFFRAMPLLIMIFLLFAAVFTSEPMWALVIGLTLYNGSVQAEIFRSGINAVPKGQSEAAYALGLRKTQVMTSVLIPQAVRSMLPSIISQLVVTLKDTSLGFIILYEELLFVGRAFAQQTEPVNGVYAFIPMVIVFGSIYILLCLALSSLATWVERRTKRSRKGAPPAMPKNSAALVADAGQGG; this comes from the coding sequence ATGAGCGCGAGCGTCCTCTACGACGTACCCGGCCCGAAGGCGAAGGTGCGCAACCGGATCTACGGCGGCCTGTCCACCGTCGTCCTCCTCGGCCTGCTGGCCTTCATCGGCTACAAGCTGGACGCCACCGGCCAGTTCCAGGCCGAACTGTGGGACGACTACGAATACAGCAACACCCACGAGCGGATCCTCGACGGCCTGCTGACCACGCTCAAGACCTTCGCCATCGCCGCCGTGCTCTCGGTGGCCCTCGGCGCGGTGCTGGCCGCGGCCCGGCTCTCCGACCACCGTCCGGTGCGCTGGCTGGCGACCACGGTCGTGGAGTTCTTCCGCGCCATGCCGCTGCTCATCATGATCTTCCTGCTGTTCGCGGCGGTGTTCACCTCCGAGCCGATGTGGGCGCTGGTCATCGGGCTCACGCTGTACAACGGCTCGGTGCAGGCGGAGATCTTCCGGTCCGGCATCAACGCCGTGCCCAAGGGGCAGAGCGAGGCGGCGTACGCGCTCGGCCTGCGCAAGACGCAGGTGATGACGAGCGTCCTCATCCCGCAGGCCGTGCGCTCGATGCTGCCGTCGATCATCAGCCAGCTCGTGGTGACCCTGAAGGACACCTCCCTCGGATTCATCATTCTGTACGAGGAGCTGCTGTTCGTCGGTCGCGCTTTCGCCCAGCAGACCGAGCCGGTGAACGGCGTCTACGCCTTCATCCCGATGGTGATCGTCTTCGGTTCGATCTACATCCTGCTGTGCCTGGCCCTGTCGTCGCTCGCCACCTGGGTCGAACGGCGCACGAAGCGCTCGCGCAAGGGCGCTCCGCCTGCCATGCCCAAGAACAGCGCCGCCCTCGTCGCGGACGCGGGACAGGGCGGATGA
- a CDS encoding DUF3046 domain-containing protein has product MRLTVFWQRMADYFGAAYADSFARDHVMSELGGRTVHEALDAGWNAKDVWRGVCRALEIPEDRR; this is encoded by the coding sequence ATGCGGTTGACGGTCTTCTGGCAGCGGATGGCGGATTATTTCGGCGCGGCGTACGCCGACTCCTTCGCGCGCGATCATGTGATGTCCGAGCTCGGCGGGAGGACCGTGCACGAGGCGCTGGACGCGGGCTGGAACGCCAAGGACGTCTGGCGCGGTGTGTGCCGGGCGCTGGAGATCCCCGAGGACCGCCGCTGA